GTAAAAAAAACAGCTCTTTTTTAATCGTATCTCGTGGTTATCCAGCTTAGAGGGACAACCTTTTCTGGTGGTAATTTTGTATGACCTTGCTATGGTGAAATGCTAACTTGGGATAAACAATCATGTCCGGTCAATGAGGACTTTACTTGCCATCTTAGTTATCTGTTAGTATGAGTTGAGATCTGGAATTTTCATTATATCATAGTTCTCAAAAGCTTCACATCCCCTGCAGGAACTTGGATTTGACTATCTTCGTGACAACCTATCTCGAAACAAAGAACAACTTGTTATGAGATGGTACATTTGAGACTGTTTTCACTCTCACTTCGCAAAAATGTGATGTCTCTATATTTGCTCTTTTTTCTAATTATTACTGCATGATTTGATAGGCCAAGGCCATTCCATTTTGCTATTGTGGATGAAGTGGACTCAGTACTTATAGATGAGGGGAGGAATCCATTATTAATAAGTGGAGAGGTTTAATCACTCAGTACTTCTTGAACCTGATTCCTTCAATGTCGTTTGAGTTTCTTGACCTGTGAAATGTGACATACTCCACCGTTTTTTTGTCATTTCACTAGGATAATAGAGATGCAGCTCGGTATCCAGTTGCTGCTAAAGTCGCAGAACTTCTTATGGAGGGTGTTGTGAGTATTTTGTTATTGCTAGAAACTACATACTACAATAGTTCACAGTTCCAATATTAGTTCCTTCAAATGTTTGTCTATGTTGATTTATTTCTGCAGCATTACACCATCGAACTAAAAGGCAATAATATAGATCTGACAGAGGAAGGTGTAGCACATGCTGAGATTATTCTTGGGACAGATGATCTATGGGATGAGAATGATCCGTGGGCAAGGTGTTGTTCTCTATTTGTTTTTTATGTAATATGTACCTTTTTGTGTGATTACAATCATTTCCCTGTGTGCAACTTTGGATCAATTAGCCAATTTTGCTATTGAAATGCAATTTTGGATATGCCTTCTGCTATAGGATATACGTATGTGTGCAAGCAACGAAGTGAATCAGACATGTTACAATTCTTCTGTGTCAGCCTTAAGTCAGATCATTGTGCACCTTCTTTGCCATGGTTGCAGTTAGCTGCTGAATCAAAATGATAAATAATGGCATCACACGATGGGGACAACTAACTTAAATGCAAGTTGGGACATTCAATGCCTAGTGAATAACCATAACTTCTCAAATGCTGCAGGTTTGTGATGAATGCTTTGAAAGCAAAAGTGTTCTACCGAAGGGATGTCCAGTATATTGTCAGGGATGGGAAAGCTATTATAATTAATGAGGTACTCTCTGAGTTTCAGTATTTCTGAAAAGAATGCCATTAGTTTCTTAGTAGCTGTTCTTATTTGTATATGTTCCTAGTTGTACTTGGCAGCTTGTGCAGGAGAGGCTTTGCATATGTACACACACATATGCACTTGTATATCTGCCTATTTGAGTTTTTGGAAGGGATATTGGCACTTTACTGAATTACACTTTAAATGCTCGTGGAAGCTCattaatgttttttttttaaagaaagtTATAAATGTTTACTGGGATACCAGATTTCTTCAATGATGATACATTTTGTCCACACGGTTTTTTCATTTAGATAAAAATCGGAACCAATATCATCCTATCCAATCAGCTTTTAGCGGTCCCATGTAACTGGCAATACACCAGAGAAAATATCTTTGGACTATCCTATACAAAAAAAATGAAGTAAAACGTCAGGACACAGTTCTCTTCCTAGTATGTATCCACTAGCTATCAAGTCCATCCTGGAGCTGGTATTTTGTCTTAGAGGCTCTTTCATTTTCATAATCCTGGGCAACTGAGCAGTTGGTAGCAAAAGGTTTCTATGACAACACATGCAATTTGACAAGCACAATGTAACGAATACTGATCGATGATGATGTGTTGTGTGATGTGCCAATGAAAATGTCCATGCACACTAATAGCTTGTGATCAGTTTTTGCATGAAGAAGCCATTCATGACTTATTGAAAGTTCCGTTTGCTGATTAACTCTTTTTTTTATCATGCTTTTATCAATTATGTCTTGGAATCTTTTTATGCTTTGAAGAAAATTTTCTGTGTACCTAACGTCCTAAGATAACATTCATCCATACTGATCCAGCGATCCTTCAAGTTGGCTGAATGTTCTTCAGCACAtgcactgttttttttttgggtAACATAACATCAGAACATTTCTTTTCATcacatttgtgaactttgattgACGTCTATCATATATCTATTATGTTCTCTTCATCTCTTGATAATATAATTCACGTTGCCTATTAGTtcataacaattgcatgctttgGAAATCCTGTGGTTGTATGATAATATTAATTCTTTTCCAGCTAACTGGCCGAGTTGAACCCAAAAGAAGATGGTCTGATGGTATCCACCAAGCAGTAGAAGCAAAAGAAGGCCTAAAAATCCAGGTCATTTTTTACTTACACATTGCCACTTTACATTGATGCTACTATTTTTATAATTTTCTGAAAAAGTTTATGACAGTTTCTGGTGTGCAATGCTAATTGCAAATTAATCAGGCAGACTCAGTAATTGTGGCTCAAATCACATATCAGTCACTGTTTAAGCTTTATCCTAAGCTTTCTGGGATGACAGGAACTGCTAAGACAGAGGTATGGTGTTTATTAGGTTGCTTTATGAATAATCTATTCATCTGTACAGTTTATTATTCCAAGCTGACAGGATAATGCTGCTTTTACAGGAAAAGGAGTTTTTAAAGATGTTCAAGATGCCTGTTATTGTAGTACCTACGAATCTGCCAAATATACGGGTGGACTTGCCTATCCAAGCTTTTgcggtgagtcttgaggaagtggTTCCTCCCTTTGGTACTAGAAAAAAAATTGATTGATTTTGTTGCTTTCGTAGACTGCAAGAGGCAAATGGCAATATGTACGGGCTGAAGTAGAGTCTATGTTCCAATTAGGCCGCCCTGTTTTAGTTGGAACTACAAGGTGAATTCTATTTTTTGTTTTAGTAGTTAATACAGATTTTATCTCATCACCACCATATAATACACCTCCATGCCTACtggaaaatttggttgtatcagTATGAGATTATTAGTATTAGATATTTTTTTCGTCTATTATGATTTGTAGTACTTCAGGAGCTAATGAAACTGAAAAGTACAAAAAGTTTGTTGTGTTCAAATATGTTTTTTTAGCAAATTCAAATTTGCTTGTTATCACTGTGGGCAAGAAAAAACTTACTAATTAGgtttcttcaacacttttatctCCATTCATTGTTGTTTGTGATTTTATGCTGCTGGGAATTTGGTTTTTAGCAACATTACCTTTAGATGGATGCTGACAAAGTAAATTAGCTAGTTCCTCCTTTGCATTAGCGAAAATGAAGTGAACTGAGAAAGCAGAAAAAATTAGTTTTACTACTGCCTTTGTCCCTTGACACCTGTTTATTAGAAAATAAAGAAGTAAATTTGGGTATTGATTTGTGGGAATGCACCCTTATTTACTTTGGAGAAAACCTCCAAATTTAAAGGGGCAGGGCAGTAATCATGACCATGTTATTTGCAGTTGCACAGTAGCAACAGCTCCAAGATACCTGTctgtttctgttttttttttaaaatagatAAACTACCGAAGATAAGATTTTGATATGTTTATTTTGGTTGTAAGATGCTAGGAGATAAAATTTGGTTTAGAGATCTTTTCATAGGATGAAAACCTGTTCAGAAAGATGTAGGGTGGCTTATTGTTATCATGACCCAACTAGTGAAGTGAGAGAAAGGGGTAATGAGGATGCCCACTGTAGTTCCATATTTTGCATGTGCAGTTCTGGATATAAAGCTCACCTTGTGTGGGCTGGATTCCTCCTTGCATAATAATTAAAGGTAGGGCTGCCTAGAAATTACCTTCCCCAAACCTCACCTTGTGTGGGAGCTTTCAGCATTGGGTATGCCCTTTACCGTCTTGGGATGCTTTTCATACAGCTGTCTAAACAAATGGTGTCTATATCTTTTGCAGTGTCGAGAGTTCTGAATACTTGTCAGAGCTACTTAAAGTTCGCAATATTCCACACAATGTCCTTAATGCAAGACCAAAGGTTTGTAAAATGTTTGCTTTAGTTTAACTTCTTGTCTTGTTCTTTTCCATTGATAAAATTGCATTATTCCTGACAGTATGCTGCAAGAGAAGCCGAAATAATTGCCCAAGCTGGAAGAAAACATGCTATTACAATTTCAACTAACATGGCAGGCAGAGGAACTGACATTATTTTAGGTGGTAATCCAAAAGTAAGTTCATGCATATGTTTAGCACTGCTCACCAAGACTCCTTTTTGAAAATGTACAAAAAGTCAAAACAGATAGCAGCATTGTTAGTATTTTAGTTGTTCACACCTAACAGAAATATGGTCCATCTTTTCATTGCCAGATGCTTGCAAAAGAAATAGTAGAAGATAACATACTTCCATTTTTGACCCATGAACCTCCTGATATTGACATGGAAGGGGAATCCACATCCCACAAGGTGGTTCATTCAGATCCTTTTCTCTGACCCCAAGAACTTTGCAGGGTGTTTCTCACTATTTCCTTTTATCATGGGCAGGGTCTCTCAAATATAGAACTTGGTCCATCATCAGTAGGTCTGCTTGCCAAAGCTGCAATCATGTGTAAGTACTTGAGTATTAATGGTTGTATATTAACATATAATGACTTATCTTTGTGTTGTTTGGCTAACTCTTTCACTCTTTTCACATATGCTTCCAGCAAAATATATTCACAAAAGCGAGAGAAATGAATGGTCTCTTAGTAAGGCAAAATCCACTATTGCTGAATCTATAGAAATGGGTCAAATGATTGGGATGGAGAAACTGCAAGAGCGCATGACTGAAGAGTCTGAGATGTACCCTCTTTGTGATGCAATAGGACTTGCTTATCTCAGTGTTTTAAGGGATTGCGAAATTCATTGTTCTGCTGAAGGTGCTGCAGTGAAGAGATTAGGTGGGCTCCATGTAGTAGGAACTTCTTTGCATGAGTCACGCCGAATTGATAACCAAGTAAGATGCTGATGTGGCAGGAAGCACCTGAGCCTTTGCATGCTGCTTAGCCCTTTATATCATATATAATATATAGCCCTATGATTCTGGATTAAAATAGATTTCTTATCCATCAGCAGCAGCTTTCATTATCTTACACTGCACGCATCAATGCACTGATGCAGTATTAACTAGCACAGTGTCACAAAAAGAACCTGTAGAAATTCTGTCTTCATATGGTGTTATGCATTATTCTTTTTAGTAAATGTATTTTTTATATTAATGAATTTTTATGTTATTTTCTGTTCCCTCAGACTAATCTATCTGAGTCCTTTCAAATAATCATGTACTAATTTATTAAAAAGCATATTTAGAAGTTGGAACATATTAATTCTAGCTAAAGTAATGTTTCCTTGCCCAATTTCATGTATGTATTATATCATCTTTTTGTGATCTTGTTGGGTTTCATTTCTAGCCTATCTCATCCTGCTTGTGACAAAAGGCTTTCTTGATTTTGATGCTCTTGTTTGCTACCACTGTACAATTAAACCGGCAAGCTTTGTTTTTCCCAGCTGCGTGGCAGAGCAGGCAGACAGGGTGATCCTGGGTCAACACGGTTTATGGTGAGGTATGTTTGTTCCCCAACATAAATACTTTAGCCTGCTAAACTTCTGTAACTTCTAAAATGATCTGATAATAATATATGCTTAATGAATTTGACAGTGTCTAACTTTTTGTACTCAGCTTACAAGATGATATATTCCAGAAATTTAATCTGGACACTGAATGGGCTGTGAGGCTAATATCAAGGATAACGAATGATGAAGACATAGCTATCGAGAGCAATGTTGTTGTGAAGCAGGTCAGATTTGTATTTTATTACAACGCCATATTCAAGCATCGTATGGTTGGTGGCATCACAGTGATAATCTTGCTTACGTTTATCGAGTCTTCAAAATGCAGCTTCTAGGCCTTCAAATCAACGCAGAGAAATATTATTTTGGAATAAGGAAAAGTCTTGTTGAGTTCGATGAAGTCCTGGAGGTATGCAACTGCTCCAATTTCCAGTACTTGTATTCTGTAGTATGACTTTTTGCTATTCACTTGCATGAATACCTCAGGTAGCAATCTCCTTTTTTTAACAGGCACTCTTCTTTTACTATCATTTCTATTGTGAATACCCATTTTTACTCTTGTTATCCTTTTCTCTTCAAATCATGATTGACAGATCTTGTTGTAGGAGTGCAAATTGGTGCCCCTAAGGGTCTTCACTAACCCTTGTTAGTTTAATTATTAGTACTAGCTTTCCAAATTTGGTCTCATTTGGAAAACTTGTATTCATGAGGATTGGCAATAGAAATTATAGTAAAAAGGTATTCACAGTAGAAATGATTGTGAATGCCTTTCAGTTTCTAGTAGCATCACAAATATTCATGTGGATTATTTTGTTCATACCTTTGATAGGTCCAAAGAAAGCATGTATACAACCTTAGGCAGGTGATATTATCTGGTGACTCTGAAAGCTGCAGTGAACAAATTTTCCAGTAAGTTAACTATTGCCTCTCGCATGAAGCTTTTCAATGTTGTTTATGAAATGGTAGAGCTATAAAGCATATTCTTTTGAATAAAAAATGTAGTGTAGAAAGAATTAATAATCCATCTTACTTTAAAGTCATTGTTTTTCCTCACTTTGTCAACACACCTTTCCAAAACGATGTTTGGCTCTTACTTAAATCATTATATGTAGTCACTGTTTTGTTCAAAATGCtgctattttattttattttattttatttttcattgACAAGCCTTTAATTGAAATTTTATTAGGTACATGCAAGCGGTAGCTGATGAAATTGTTTTGCTAAATATTGATCCCCAAAAGGTACTTGCTCTGTCCTGATCCTtaagttcatttttgaaagcattTATTTTCAGTGCCATGTCAGTTGTCAAAATTATATATTTCTTTCAGCCACCCAAGGCATGGAATCTGGTAAAGCTTTTGGATGAATTTGTTGGTCTAGGCGGAAAACTACTGAGTGGTAATATATACAAATTATTTTTAGTTCATGTTATTCTATAATGGATATTCTGATTTCTGAGATGCTCTGCAGAAACATTCAAGGACATCCAAGGGCAAAACCTACAATCAGCACTTGAGGAAATGCAAGGTTGGGGCCCAGTTAAGGCTGATAGTTTTGCTCTTCCAAACATGCCGATGCCGCCCGATTCACTTAGAGGAATTCGAAAGAAAACATCTTCTATAATGCGGTGGTTTACCATTTGTGTTGATGATACATCAAAGTATGTTGTGATATGATACACCTATATATATGGCACAATATAGCATTCAGAACAATAGTTATTGATTTGAAAGTTtatatgttgcttcttttttATAAACAATACAGGAAAGGGAGATATACAAACACTGCCAATCTGCTCAGGAAATATTTTGGGGATTTTCTAATAGCTACCTACTTGAATGCTGTTCAAGAGTCCCGTTACGATGATGGATATATAAGTGGAATCGAGGTACGATTCTCTTTTGAATTTGTTCACAAAGTTTGTCTGGTCATAAACCCTACCCAAGCAATATCCATGTTTTTGTGGACTCTGGAGGAACTTCTGTTTTCCCCTACATGAAATCTTATTGATTGTTTAAACATCAACTCTGTAAATTTGGTCAATATCAACACTTTCCTGTATGTAGCATATTTGATTTATTTATAAACATATTTATCTCTGTTCAATTGCAGCGGGAAGTACTTTTGAAGACTCTTGATACGTTATGGAAAGACCATTTGGTAAACATGAACAAGCTTAGTTCTGCTGTAAGTCATGCCTTGAGATGTTTTGCTTTTGAAATATTGACATCTGCTCTTCTTTTTCGAGAACATGTTCTTCAAGctaaataaaaaaaaaggaaatactGTAGATGAAAGAATGTTGTCTGTGCTTTAATTGTCAGCTCATGTCTTATTCTGAATACTGCGGTGTTGACTGGATTTTAAACCTTTTTGCTAGGTGAACGTTCGGAGTTTTGGACACAAAAATCCTCTGGAAGAATACAAGATCGATGGCTGCCGCTTCTTCATCTCAATGTTGAGTGCCACACGACGTCTCACCGTGGAATCCCTTTTGCACTACTGGTCGTCTCCGATGGAATCCGAAGAGATCTTCAACACAGAGGATCAATAGCAGAAGACATCATCTCTTGTGTGGACTTCTGTTGCAAGTTGAAGACAGGTGAGGCACTAACATGGTTAATTAGCAAAGGCACAAGTACATAAACAGAAACCACGCGGCGTGTGTTAACCGTGTAAAACCACAAGCTGACATGGCCACAGTGGCATCGATTTCGCGCTGTGGCTGTGTGCTAACATCTCAATGCACAAGAGGATAACTGGATAAGTGTGGACTGCAAGACAGTGCACCCTTCTGATCCCGCATCAGCAATACGGCAGAGCCACCTGCAACGCCGCAAAGTTGGAGCTTGTTTGCACGCTACAGCTTGGAAGTGGCTTAATCTCGTCCACATTGTACTGTAGTGCTTAGATTAGATCGTCGTGATGATGACTGTTCTCTCCACAAAGTCCGCTCTGTACCTTTTTCTGGGAGCGACAATATTTGCCAACCCTTCCCGACTGCCCGAGTAGGTCAACTGGTGCGGCACGTCTGATGAGGTCCTTTCATTCGCTCATCGCTCGTCAGACGGGGAACAGGAGTGCGTGCGGAATCTCTTGCTTGTGGATGAGGAACTCTTTGTGCAGGTAGGTACGCAAGCTAGTGGCCATGCTTTGACATTGCAAGTTGATGCTTTTTAATTTTTGGCGCGTGTGATGGTGGCAATTTGTGAGTCAACTCTCCGGAGTCTGGTAACGATTTAACCTGTGTGTGTTTTGGACTGGTGGCCACAGTTTGTATATGTTGCTGTTCCTGCCTTTTTTTTTCAGTGTATGGATAGCACAGTGATCACTGATCAGTGATACCGTGCACTAGCTTGTTACGCACTTACACGTGGGAAAAGGATGATGGTGCTGCTGCGTGCACGAACCCATGCAAGTGCGATGCATCGAAACATCTGGGCCAGGTTTCAAGTAGCCTTTTCTGCTGGATGGGTCCTGGTCCTGCCAATCTGCATCGCACACACTAAAGCACACCAAGCCAAAACAGCACACATTTGCACCTTGCATTGCATATTTGCATTTTCACGCGTCTGTTTCGCGTGGGCGGCTCCACTTGTGTGCCGCCTTTTCAGGCAGCGTCGCCGTCGTCATCAGCCCGTCGTCGCGACGGCGACGCCCGCAGGCTAGCCAGTGGCGGTTCCTGACGTGCGCGCGCAACCACCGGCGTTGCGTACGCTTCGCTTCGGCCTCCTTTCTTAATGCTTCGTCGTCGTCGGATCGACTGGCGACACACACGGGCTGGATGCACGAGCTGCTGTGCTGTCTGTCGCCGAGACACAGTGCTCCTCCATGGCTCCATGCCTACAGTGCATCGGCCAGTGCTGTGCAAATTACCTTGCCAGCAGGGAACCAGTGCCATCCACACGTAGACATTGACTTGGACCTACCTACCTACTGTATACCACCTGCGTGCTTGATGCTCAGGTCCTCGAGACCGACTGATGCTCACTCCAACAACACCACCCAAACATAAGACTCATTCGTCCTTTGGATAGCACTACAGGTAAAGAATTCAATACCTATTGgatatcttctccaacaacaggacACAAAAGAGAATCCTGTCTGTAAATGGGTTTACAGAAGAAATGATGTTTATATTTAGGTTATGCCTCTCAGGCAACCAAAATAGATCTcacgtataggtactctgttggagactgATTTTGGACCTCTTGCTACCGGTTTGGGTGCCATATGGTCCGCTTGTTGAAGACAGTTCGAGGGACATTGACTTGGACCAAGACCGACTGGTGCGAGTGCCGTCCTAACTGTGCTGGGACTTGGGACACGAGACAGCAGACTCGCCGGTGCTGTGGCTGGCACTAAGTAAACGTAGGCTACTGAATCGCAGCGATGGTGCAGATTTCCTTCTCTTCTCTGTTGAACGAAGACCCTTCCGCACCACATCTGTGCCCATGTGGCCATGTGGTCTAAACTCGAAACCCAAGGATACGGGATACGTTCCAActcatctctctctctatatatacataCTAGTCCTGTGTTGTACTCCCTACGACTCAAAAAATCTCACTTTTCTGAGATTTTAAATGTATTCAAGTTTAATCAaatctataaaaatatattaacatttataccaccgaataaatatcattagattaattatgaaatataattGCATGTGAAAGctttttggagatataaatgcaTAAACTTGATCAAACACGTCCTATGTCGCTCATtgtaaaaagaaaatagaaaaaatagagGTATATTGGTGACTTAATGTGACCAAACTTTAGAAAACGAGATGGTATAACATAGTTACTTTTCACCATATATATGCCTTCACGACTTTATTTACAGCTTTCACGAAGATGCCTAAAAACGTTGATACCTTTACCTACATCGATCTAGACTCTAGAGGCCTTGGAGCCTTATTCTTGGTGCATAAAAGAAATCCATTACTCAAAAACGGAATTGCAAAGGTTTGATATCTTTGTTATTGCCTCTATAAGATGTGATGGCACTTAAGATTCCCACTATGAAGCCAACTGTTAGCGCACAAACATGTAAAGATTATATTATTGACACATGCACAAATAAAAAGGTAGTGGACAATAGTAGAATAACAAGGTGCACAAAGATCAACCTTTCCTTATCAGTAGTAAAGTGTTTTTTACTGCATACTTCCTCTatcctgtaatatagtgcattctaagaattttaagacaaattaaAAGAGAACATAAAAGACGTATGTACTCTCATTTAATTTTCTAATCAGATGCTATCATCAAcgtgattaatggtgattggttgatataaatgaaaagtatttaatgtaaaattgatttttgtcctctagaatgcattatatttgaggataaaatttgaatgctagaatgcactatattatagGACAGATAGAGTACAAAAGTGCAGCAATTTACAGCTAAATTAGGCTTCAATAGGATCTTATTATAAAGCTTTCAGCTCGATATGCTACAATATATGCATAATAAAGATTTCTTATATTCATGGATTAACAATGGTTCTGTAAAGGAATCATATTGTGTTGTTTCAAAACAAATTGATGTTTTATAGGCAGTAAATTTTGGAAAGCACGGGCTGCTATATATGCATGGGAATAAATATATAGATATCTGTATAGTCCCACAGGAGGAACCACTTGCACGTGGGAAAACGATTAGCCTTGGGAATAGATACCACCCACGACCACGAATCACAAGATGCAACATCATCTGGTTTAGGGTCCGTTTGGCTAGGATTTTGGTTTTGGCTTTTGGTTCTAAAAGCTAAAAGCCCAATTAAAAGGTTTGTTTTTGGAGACTGTTTTTTTAGAAGCAGCTGTTTTTTCGTAGTATATTTTTAAAAGCTGGTTTAATtttgcttttggctttctgctgtctgcttttcgaaattgatgTAATAAAAAGCTctttcatagttgtttcaagagagataaaaatagaaggtatattttatacttattTAACCAAACGGCTTTCAGTTTTTCTATAGCTCACAACTCACAGCAACTTTCTCACAGCTCACAACCCATAATAGCTTTTTCTCACGGCTACAGCTCAACAAAAACATACCCTTCTTTCGTGGTAGCTGCACGCGTTTTCTTTTGAGATCCTtggctgtggctgtggctgtTGCTGTACGCATGTGGACCATAAAATAATACatatctatatgtatatataaagaTTTGTTTAACATAGCTCCATTCTCATAAGAAGCTGATTCTCTGCAAGAAGCGATTCTCTGGATGAAAGTGATTCTCTTTAATTCTTTCGCATAAACTGTCAAAATCACGATAGAGAATCACTTCACAGAATCAGGAGAATCTACTCTCTTTTTCAGCTCTCATCCTCTTAATTCATTTCAGAGAATCACTTCACGGAATCAACAGAGAATCACTTCTCTCTAAAAAAACTGTTTAGCAGAGCTTTTACTAAATTCAACAAAGAATCAACTCTAGGAGCTCTGCCAAATAGGGGTCTAAATGTACATCTATATCTACTAATTAATAAAACGAAGGGTTTTTTCTATCCCGCTTCTTCTTAGATTGCGTCTGCATCTCTGGTATACCGTATGTTATCTAGACTCATAACTTATATGTGTTAAAAGCAACTCACGTTCAATGATTATAATATAGAGAGTCTGATTACAAGACTATTAAGTGCAGCATATAAGCATGTTTGTTAATACACTAGTCTcactctgttctaaattataagtcgctgtgatttttttttttgtatatccATTTTGTTATGCATATAGATAAATAATATGTTCAGATATATAGTAAAATGGATGAACTTAAAAAGTCAAAgaaatcttataatttagaacggtaCAAAGCGGTGACTGCCTAGGGCGCGTTTGGTTCTCATCTCTCGGCAGCCAGGCTAGTTGCATGCAGCCTCGGTTGTTTGGTTTCGCGTTGAATGCAAGCGCAAGCGCCCGCATGCAGCCTCGGTTGATTGGTTGGCCTGCTTTCCT
This sequence is a window from Miscanthus floridulus cultivar M001 chromosome 10, ASM1932011v1, whole genome shotgun sequence. Protein-coding genes within it:
- the LOC136486499 gene encoding protein translocase subunit SECA2, chloroplastic-like isoform X2, whose translation is MRFQGKGFMRDAEWMGRVHRFLGLTVGLVQAGMKSDERRASYRCDITYTNNSELGFDYLRDNLSRNKEQLVMRWPRPFHFAIVDEVDSVLIDEGRNPLLISGEDNRDAARYPVAAKVAELLMEGVHYTIELKGNNIDLTEEGVAHAEIILGTDDLWDENDPWARFVMNALKAKVFYRRDVQYIVRDGKAIIINELTGRVEPKRRWSDGIHQAVEAKEGLKIQADSVIVAQITYQSLFKLYPKLSGMTGTAKTEEKEFLKMFKMPVIVVPTNLPNIRVDLPIQAFATARGKWQYVRAEVESMFQLGRPVLVGTTSVESSEYLSELLKVRNIPHNVLNARPKYAAREAEIIAQAGRKHAITISTNMAGRGTDIILGGNPKMLAKEIVEDNILPFLTHEPPDIDMEGESTSHKGLSNIELGPSSVGLLAKAAIMSKYIHKSERNEWSLSKAKSTIAESIEMGQMIGMEKLQERMTEESEMYPLCDAIGLAYLSVLRDCEIHCSAEGAAVKRLGGLHVVGTSLHESRRIDNQLRGRAGRQGDPGSTRFMVSLQDDIFQKFNLDTEWAVRLISRITNDEDIAIESNVVVKQLLGLQINAEKYYFGIRKSLVEFDEVLEVQRKHVYNLRQVILSGDSESCSEQIFQYMQAVADEIVLLNIDPQKPPKAWNLVKLLDEFVGLGGKLLSETFKDIQGQNLQSALEEMQGWGPVKADSFALPNMPMPPDSLRGIRKKTSSIMRWFTICVDDTSKKGRYTNTANLLRKYFGDFLIATYLNAVQESRYDDGYISGIEREVLLKTLDTLWKDHLVNMNKLSSAVNVRSFGHKNPLEEYKIDGCRFFISMLSATRRLTVESLLHYWSSPMESEEIFNTEDQ
- the LOC136486499 gene encoding protein translocase subunit SECA2, chloroplastic-like isoform X1 — its product is MAAASAGGSLSTASASLVPTPTSTPAPRLLRRRSTKPTTRASPTPRPKKPPPLSCATTTTLAHGPAPAPASKSAGSWRDLCSLNAWVVRDYRRLVDSVGALEPALRRLSDEQLKAKTAEFRDCLTRGETLADVQAEAFAVVREAARRTLGMRHFDVQIIGGAVLNDGCIAEMKTGEGKTLVSTLAAYLNALSGEGVHVVTVNDYLAQRDAEWMGRVHRFLGLTVGLVQAGMKSDERRASYRCDITYTNNSELGFDYLRDNLSRNKEQLVMRWPRPFHFAIVDEVDSVLIDEGRNPLLISGEDNRDAARYPVAAKVAELLMEGVHYTIELKGNNIDLTEEGVAHAEIILGTDDLWDENDPWARFVMNALKAKVFYRRDVQYIVRDGKAIIINELTGRVEPKRRWSDGIHQAVEAKEGLKIQADSVIVAQITYQSLFKLYPKLSGMTGTAKTEEKEFLKMFKMPVIVVPTNLPNIRVDLPIQAFATARGKWQYVRAEVESMFQLGRPVLVGTTSVESSEYLSELLKVRNIPHNVLNARPKYAAREAEIIAQAGRKHAITISTNMAGRGTDIILGGNPKMLAKEIVEDNILPFLTHEPPDIDMEGESTSHKGLSNIELGPSSVGLLAKAAIMSKYIHKSERNEWSLSKAKSTIAESIEMGQMIGMEKLQERMTEESEMYPLCDAIGLAYLSVLRDCEIHCSAEGAAVKRLGGLHVVGTSLHESRRIDNQLRGRAGRQGDPGSTRFMVSLQDDIFQKFNLDTEWAVRLISRITNDEDIAIESNVVVKQLLGLQINAEKYYFGIRKSLVEFDEVLEVQRKHVYNLRQVILSGDSESCSEQIFQYMQAVADEIVLLNIDPQKPPKAWNLVKLLDEFVGLGGKLLSETFKDIQGQNLQSALEEMQGWGPVKADSFALPNMPMPPDSLRGIRKKTSSIMRWFTICVDDTSKKGRYTNTANLLRKYFGDFLIATYLNAVQESRYDDGYISGIEREVLLKTLDTLWKDHLVNMNKLSSAVNVRSFGHKNPLEEYKIDGCRFFISMLSATRRLTVESLLHYWSSPMESEEIFNTEDQ